GTGGCGACCGCCGAGCGTCACCTCACCAGGGCCCAGCCGATCTCCTGGAGATCCCGGGCGAGGCTTCGCACACGCCGGTCCTGACGGCGTCGCTCGACTCCCGCCGGCGTCGGGTCATGGCGCCGCTCCCCCACCCGACGGTCGATGAACACGTCCATGGTCTCGCCGAAGAGCTGGCGGAGATAGTGGTAGCGAGCCGGTTCCGCACGCGAGACGATGATGAACGGCTGAGCCTGCACCGCCTGGTCCCTCTGCTACCCAGATAGGCATTCCCGCCCGTCTCCTGGAAGCAGGTGAACCCCTGAAAAGGGGTGCAGGAAACCCCAAACGGTCCGGGCGCGGGTTGCCCGGACGGGCGAGACGTGATTCAGTAGCCGGGTTGCCACGGTCACAGCGAATCCGGGAGGAGAGGACAATGGGTCTCCGCGCGACGGCCGACGGCCTGCGACGGCTCAGCAGCGCCATATTGAAGTCCGGGGGCAGCGCCGATCAGGAGGCGGAGCTGGTCGCCGAGCATCTGGTCCAGGCGAATCTGGCAGGCCACGACAGCCACGGCGTGGGAATGATTCCCGCCTACGTCAGGCACCTCAAGGCGGGCCTCGTCGTGCCGAACACGCGGGCGAAGCTCGTGAAGGACGACGGCGCCGTGCTCATGTTCGACGGGGGACGCGGTTACGGCCGTCCGGTCGCCGGCGAGGCGATGGACGCCGCGATCGAGCGCTGCCGCCGGACCGGCGTGGTCGCGCTGACGCTCGCGAACGCCCACCACATCGGGCGCGTCGGCGCGTACGGCGAGCTGGCGAGCGCCGCCGGGCTCGTCTCGCTCCACTTCGTCAACGTCGCCGACCATCGCGCCAGCGTGGCGCCCTTCCGGGGCACCGACGCGCGCTTCGTGACCAACCCCGTCTGCATCGCGATCCCCGGCACCGACCGCCAGCCGCCTCTGCTCCTCGACATGGCGACGAGCGCGATCGCGATGGGCAAGGTGCGGGTCGCCAAGAACGAGGGCAAGCCGGTGGCCGAGGGC
This sequence is a window from Candidatus Methylomirabilota bacterium. Protein-coding genes within it:
- a CDS encoding malate/lactate/ureidoglycolate dehydrogenase; translation: MGLRATADGLRRLSSAILKSGGSADQEAELVAEHLVQANLAGHDSHGVGMIPAYVRHLKAGLVVPNTRAKLVKDDGAVLMFDGGRGYGRPVAGEAMDAAIERCRRTGVVALTLANAHHIGRVGAYGELASAAGLVSLHFVNVADHRASVAPFRGTDARFVTNPVCIAIPGTDRQPPLLLDMATSAIAMGKVRVAKNEGKPVAEGVLLDAGGRPTRDPGVMYSEPRGAMRPFGGHKGYALAVVTELLAGALSGGPTIQPGNPRLGGTINNMFAVLVDPARLAGTDWLRREVDGFVQYVKASPPANPGEPVLVPGDPERLAREERSRAGVVVDATTWGEILEAAEKVGLPRAKVEALVA